In one window of Chloroflexota bacterium DNA:
- a CDS encoding creatininase family protein, with translation MAKKKYLLEHMTWPEAQAAFSRKPCVVVIPIGSTEQHGPHMPLGTDILTA, from the coding sequence ATGGCAAAGAAAAAATACCTATTGGAGCACATGACCTGGCCCGAAGCCCAGGCGGCCTTTTCGCGCAAGCCGTGCGTTGTGGTCATCCCCATCGGCTCCACCGAACAGCACGGCCCCCACATGCCGCTGGGCACCGACATCCTCACCGC